In Ooceraea biroi isolate clonal line C1 chromosome 6, Obir_v5.4, whole genome shotgun sequence, the genomic stretch TATTAACATTGACACTGTTTCTGCATCTTTGTTCTTCTCGTTGCCTATTCTTTATactagtattatattttatttgtttaaaataaatacatgtacACGTAACGGGAGattgatgagaaaaagaaatttaagagacaaataaaaagaaaatagaatgaaaaaataaaatagaatcgATCTAATTGTTGAAATTGCCGCCTTAACAAATGCCACGAGCTAAAGGTGTGATCCATTTAATACTACAAATGCTTTGAAAGTGTTTGAAGCATTTGTAGCGCTAAGTGGACGTAACTGAAGTACTAATTACACTTATGTCAATATTGAAGATTCTGGAAGATTCGTGATACCGATGTTTTACGAACCTCGTGGCGTGGCTCGTGCATTCCAGTGTCAATTGATCTCCATTGATCTCTAGAGACCAGTTAGAGAGCATCCTCTGCACCTCGGTATCGTGTAAAACTTGAGACACCGTTGTAAAACCTACGAGATCGTCGATCACACAAAATCAACGATGTCGAGGAGCGACGAAGTGAGTTTAAACTGCATGCTTTTCTGCATGTAAATGATGTAAACGATCGTAGTCGCATGGTTATATTTTggagggaaaaaaaggaggacGGGAAACCAAGagcaaataatacaattaaaataaaagaccATTTTCCTATATTTTATGGTGAATAGGTAATACGGTTTATTCACGAAATTTTGTACAAATGGATTTAGTTATTTAATAACGCTTATTAGCTGTAAAATTAGCATCATTATCAAGTGATTCTTAATTTaagtgatttttaattttttctcacAGATAAAACTTGACATCGAGGAACTTGATGGCTTGCTGAAGCAAGCTCGCAGACAACGTACCAAAGATGTAATAACGCTTGAGATCAGGAGGCTACAAACAGAATTGGTGAAATTAacggaagaggagagaaacgcGTCTGTGAAACCTTCGAACCCACCATCAAATGTCCCTCAGAAGTGCTACGAGGTTAAATTGCACAATTATGGATGGGACCAGAGCAAGGCAAAGGTCAAGATCTACATACCGTTAGAGAACGTTCATCAGCTGCCCAATGAAGCTATCGCCTGCAATTTCACGGAAAAGAGTTTAGATCTGCGAGTGCTTGGATTGGACAACAAGAACTATCACTTGCCGATCAATAATCTATGCGCGGAGATTGACA encodes the following:
- the LOC105285148 gene encoding calcyclin-binding protein, with amino-acid sequence MSRSDEIKLDIEELDGLLKQARRQRTKDVITLEIRRLQTELVKLTEEERNASVKPSNPPSNVPQKCYEVKLHNYGWDQSKAKVKIYIPLENVHQLPNEAIACNFTEKSLDLRVLGLDNKNYHLPINNLCAEIDTEKSCFNVKTDMIVVSLVKKVAKEWSHVTLVEKRIKEAKVPSMPEMGEDSDPGASLMNLMKKMYQDGDDDMKKTIAKAWTESQEKQRSNVVDL